One stretch of Bacillota bacterium DNA includes these proteins:
- a CDS encoding PIN domain-containing protein, protein MGNKVFIDTNILFDVIDVSRQNSNNVRSMFKLIEEKNLTFFISAITINNIIYVMQNRFKMKASILKERINKLLQVVEVVPFDMEVMIYGLHLDFYDIEDAFQFVSALKCQSEYLVTEDKDFLKMNLDNDRIQVISTQDFLRILSS, encoded by the coding sequence ATGGGAAATAAAGTTTTTATTGATACAAATATTCTGTTTGATGTAATAGACGTTTCAAGACAAAACTCAAATAATGTCAGAAGTATGTTTAAATTGATTGAAGAAAAGAATCTTACTTTTTTTATTTCAGCTATAACGATAAACAATATTATATATGTAATGCAGAATAGATTTAAAATGAAAGCTTCAATCTTGAAGGAAAGAATAAATAAATTATTACAAGTTGTAGAGGTTGTTCCCTTTGATATGGAAGTAATGATTTATGGTCTGCACTTGGATTTTTATGATATTGAAGATGCGTTTCAATTTGTCAGTGCATTAAAATGTCAGTCGGAATATTTGGTTACCGAAGATAAAGATTTTTTAAAAATGAATCTTGATAATGATAGAATACAAGTTATCAGTACACAAGACTTTTTAAGGATATTGTCATCATAA
- a CDS encoding Gfo/Idh/MocA family oxidoreductase, translating into MRKKVSIVLVGAGGYGNIYINELLNHMDKDSFSIVGVVDPNPQGCKFLKKLEELRIPFFQTIEEFYMGNNAELAVISSPIQYHSYQSCYAMMHGSNVLCEKPVSATVQDALKMTEVRNKTGKFLAIGYQLSFNDAVLELKRDIMEGKLGRPLRLKTVVLWPRDKKYYSRKWAGKKKDEYGNWVLDSVAANATAHYLNNMLFVLGEKEDGSIYPSEVKAELYRANDIENFDTVAAHIIAQDGVDIMFYASHAVNGNIGPVFCYEFEKAVVTYKHGTENSNLIAQFKDGTIKNYGNPFDKEVKKLWICIDAAGGLDVNITSKVETAIPHIICVNGMQESVPEIINFPKSLIKVEGEPELVWVDGLKEILLECYEDWALPSEKEIWWAKAGEKVNLVGYKYFGA; encoded by the coding sequence ATGAGAAAAAAAGTATCGATTGTGTTGGTTGGTGCAGGAGGTTATGGTAATATATATATTAATGAACTCTTAAATCATATGGATAAAGACAGTTTTTCAATAGTGGGTGTGGTTGATCCAAATCCTCAAGGCTGCAAGTTTCTCAAAAAGCTTGAAGAGCTCAGAATTCCTTTTTTTCAAACCATAGAGGAATTTTATATGGGAAATAATGCTGAGCTTGCAGTAATATCTTCACCCATACAATATCATTCGTATCAATCTTGTTATGCAATGATGCACGGTAGCAATGTTTTATGTGAGAAACCCGTGAGTGCAACTGTGCAGGATGCTCTTAAAATGACGGAAGTCAGAAATAAAACAGGCAAGTTTCTTGCTATTGGTTATCAATTGTCTTTTAATGATGCAGTTCTTGAACTAAAAAGAGATATTATGGAAGGAAAGTTGGGAAGGCCTTTAAGGTTAAAAACAGTTGTTTTATGGCCGAGAGACAAAAAGTACTACAGCAGGAAATGGGCAGGCAAGAAAAAAGATGAATATGGCAATTGGGTATTAGACAGTGTGGCAGCTAATGCTACAGCTCATTATCTTAATAATATGCTTTTTGTATTGGGCGAAAAAGAAGACGGAAGCATATATCCATCCGAAGTAAAAGCGGAGTTGTATAGGGCCAATGATATTGAAAACTTTGATACTGTGGCGGCTCATATAATTGCTCAAGACGGCGTAGATATAATGTTTTATGCATCCCATGCGGTTAATGGGAATATAGGTCCCGTATTTTGCTATGAATTTGAAAAGGCAGTGGTTACATATAAGCATGGAACGGAAAATAGCAATTTAATAGCCCAATTTAAGGATGGAACAATAAAAAATTACGGTAATCCTTTTGACAAAGAAGTTAAAAAACTTTGGATATGTATAGATGCTGCAGGAGGACTTGATGTAAATATAACATCAAAAGTTGAGACTGCCATTCCTCACATTATATGCGTAAATGGAATGCAGGAATCGGTACCTGAGATAATCAACTTTCCTAAATCATTGATAAAGGTGGAAGGAGAACCTGAGCTTGTTTGGGTTGATGGTTTAAAAGAGATTTTACTGGAATGTTATGAAGATTGGGCTCTGCCGTCAGAAAAAGAAATATGGTGGGCAAAAGCAGGAGAAAAGGTTAACCTGGTTGGCTATAAGTATTTTGGGGCTTGA
- the guaB gene encoding IMP dehydrogenase — protein MQDRFEKEGLTFDDVLLIPQKSEILPRDVDVTTLLTRDIKLNIPLASAAMDTVTESRLAIAIAREGGIGIIHKNMSIEDQATEVDKVKRSEHGVIVDPFYLSPEHTIYDALELMKKYRISGVPITEHGKLVGILTNRDLRFETNYNRKISEVMTKDRLITAPEGTTLNEAKEILRKYKIEKLPIVDSDGYLKGLITIKDIEKAIQYPNSAKDSSGRLLAGAAVGVTKEMMERVEALVSSKVDVVVVDSAHGHSANVINSVKRIKEKFPDLPVIAGNVATAEGTKDLIDAGADAVKVGVGPGSICITRVIAGTGIPQITAINDSYEVAKKYGIPIIADGGIKYSGDIVKAIAAGADIVMLGNLFAGTEESPGESEIYQGRRFKVYRGMGSIGAMQKGSKDRYFQEDANKLVPEGVEGRVPYKGPLSDIVFQLVEGLKHGMGYCGTRTIEELKTQSKFVRITSAGLRESHPHNINITKEAPNYSITNV, from the coding sequence ATGCAGGATAGATTTGAAAAAGAAGGGCTCACATTTGATGATGTGCTTTTAATACCTCAAAAGTCTGAAATATTGCCAAGGGATGTAGATGTTACAACACTACTTACAAGAGATATTAAACTTAATATACCTTTAGCCAGTGCTGCCATGGATACTGTCACCGAATCCAGACTGGCTATTGCAATAGCCAGGGAAGGAGGAATAGGAATAATTCATAAAAATATGTCTATTGAAGATCAGGCAACTGAAGTGGATAAAGTTAAAAGGTCGGAGCATGGGGTTATTGTAGACCCTTTTTATTTATCTCCTGAGCATACTATCTATGATGCTCTTGAGCTAATGAAAAAGTATAGGATATCCGGAGTACCAATAACTGAACATGGGAAATTGGTAGGAATATTAACTAATAGGGACTTAAGGTTTGAGACCAATTATAACAGAAAAATAAGCGAGGTAATGACAAAAGATAGGCTAATTACTGCACCTGAAGGGACAACATTGAATGAAGCCAAAGAGATATTACGTAAATACAAAATTGAAAAATTGCCCATAGTAGATAGTGATGGTTATTTAAAAGGACTAATTACAATAAAGGATATAGAAAAAGCAATTCAATACCCCAATTCGGCCAAAGATTCCAGTGGAAGGCTCCTTGCCGGAGCAGCGGTAGGAGTGACCAAAGAAATGATGGAGAGAGTAGAAGCCCTTGTAAGCTCAAAAGTTGATGTGGTGGTGGTAGATTCTGCCCACGGTCATTCAGCAAATGTTATTAATAGTGTGAAAAGGATAAAAGAAAAGTTTCCTGATCTACCTGTTATTGCAGGTAATGTAGCAACAGCTGAAGGGACAAAGGATCTAATCGATGCAGGAGCAGATGCTGTAAAAGTTGGTGTAGGACCTGGTTCTATTTGTATCACCAGGGTTATAGCAGGTACTGGTATTCCCCAGATAACGGCAATAAATGACAGTTATGAAGTAGCAAAAAAATATGGCATTCCCATAATTGCTGACGGAGGGATTAAATACTCGGGAGATATTGTCAAGGCAATTGCAGCAGGAGCTGATATAGTTATGCTAGGTAACCTGTTTGCAGGTACTGAGGAAAGTCCGGGAGAGTCTGAAATATACCAGGGAAGACGTTTTAAAGTTTATAGGGGGATGGGTTCTATCGGCGCCATGCAAAAGGGAAGCAAGGACAGATATTTCCAGGAAGATGCAAATAAGCTTGTACCTGAGGGGGTAGAAGGTAGAGTTCCTTATAAAGGGCCTTTATCTGATATAGTATTTCAATTGGTTGAGGGTTTAAAACATGGTATGGGATACTGTGGCACCAGGACAATTGAAGAATTAAAAACCCAATCGAAGTTTGTTAGAATAACCAGTGCAGGTTTAAGGGAAAGCCACCCTCATAATATAAATATTACCAAAGAGGCACCTAATTATAGTATAACGAATGTGTAA
- a CDS encoding Gfo/Idh/MocA family oxidoreductase has protein sequence MKVSIIGSTGHYGYVLNGIRDDREIKIVGISPGSEGENISSLYNIVAKDHPYVKTYDDYCKMLDELKPDIAVVCCYFGDHAKVAAEVLRRGIHLFIEKPIATNMEDLYMLKEIYSKSGVFLATMFGIRYTPWFLTAWEAVKKGKIGEIRLMNAQKSYKLGNRGEHYKDRKTYGGTIPWVGSHAIDWLYWFSAKKFILVYSSHSNLFNKGHGDLEITALCHFVMENQVFASVTIDYMRPDTAKGHDDDRIRIVGTEGILEVCNRKVYLVNKETEGTVELDLLEGREIFQDFLKQVRSEEKCMISAEDSFYVTEACIKARMSADENRVVYF, from the coding sequence ATGAAAGTCTCTATAATTGGCTCAACGGGTCATTATGGGTATGTTTTAAATGGAATTAGAGATGACCGTGAAATCAAAATAGTAGGTATATCACCAGGATCTGAGGGTGAAAATATATCTTCTCTTTATAATATTGTTGCAAAAGATCATCCGTATGTTAAAACATATGACGATTATTGTAAAATGTTGGATGAGTTAAAGCCCGACATTGCGGTTGTGTGCTGTTATTTCGGCGACCATGCAAAGGTTGCTGCTGAAGTTTTAAGACGGGGAATTCACTTATTTATAGAAAAGCCAATTGCTACTAATATGGAAGACCTTTATATGTTGAAAGAAATCTATAGTAAATCGGGAGTGTTTCTTGCAACTATGTTCGGTATCCGGTACACACCCTGGTTTCTTACTGCATGGGAGGCGGTAAAAAAGGGTAAAATCGGCGAAATAAGGCTTATGAACGCTCAAAAATCATATAAACTTGGCAACAGGGGAGAACACTATAAAGACAGAAAAACTTATGGAGGTACCATCCCCTGGGTAGGGAGCCATGCCATTGATTGGCTTTATTGGTTTAGCGCCAAAAAATTTATATTGGTATATTCGTCCCATTCAAATCTTTTTAATAAAGGGCATGGGGATTTGGAAATAACTGCTCTTTGCCACTTTGTTATGGAAAACCAGGTATTTGCTTCAGTAACAATTGATTATATGAGACCGGATACAGCAAAGGGGCATGATGATGACAGGATAAGGATAGTCGGTACAGAAGGGATATTAGAGGTATGTAACCGGAAGGTTTATCTTGTAAATAAAGAGACTGAAGGGACTGTGGAACTTGACTTACTTGAGGGGAGAGAAATTTTCCAGGATTTTTTAAAGCAGGTACGAAGTGAAGAGAAATGCATGATTAGCGCAGAAGATTCTTTTTATGTAACAGAAGCGTGTATTAAAGCAAGGATGTCTGCCGATGAAAACAGGGTGGTGTATTTTTGA
- a CDS encoding alpha-N-arabinofuranosidase, with translation MTKMVINADIKKGKINKNIYGHFSEHLGRCIYGGIWVGKDSPIPNTGGIRNDIIEALRELQVPVLRWPGGCFADEYHWKNGIGPYEERVKMINTHWGGVIENNNFGTHEFMTLCELIGAEPYICGNVGSGTVQEMQEWIEYITFDGESPMANLRRNNGREEPWKLPYFGVGNENWGCGGNMRPEYYADLYRRYSCYVRNFSGNKVYKVACGANSKDYRWTEVLMREAAKYMDGISLHYYTVPRPTWDRKGSSTEFDEFEWFTTLKKTLFMDELITKHKSIMDQYDPEKRIGLIVDEWGTWYDVEPGTNPGFLYQQNTLRDALVAGINLNIFHNHCDRVHMANIAQTVNVLQAVILTEGEKIVLTPTYHVFNMYKVHQDAELLSLEFDSPKYTLENEEIPQISASASVDSGNSINISLCNLNPNDGIDITCELRGSNISKVTGTILTSTEMNAHNTFRSPETIKPSEFNGASIERSAISISLPPKCVVVLTVE, from the coding sequence ATGACAAAAATGGTTATCAATGCTGATATTAAAAAGGGTAAAATCAACAAAAACATTTACGGGCATTTTTCCGAGCACCTGGGAAGATGTATCTATGGAGGAATCTGGGTCGGAAAGGATTCGCCAATACCTAATACTGGAGGTATCCGTAATGATATTATAGAAGCATTGAGGGAGTTACAAGTCCCGGTATTAAGGTGGCCCGGAGGGTGTTTCGCAGATGAGTATCATTGGAAAAACGGCATAGGGCCTTATGAAGAACGCGTCAAAATGATTAATACGCACTGGGGAGGCGTTATTGAGAACAACAACTTTGGTACCCATGAATTCATGACATTATGTGAATTAATTGGCGCTGAGCCTTATATCTGTGGCAATGTAGGAAGCGGCACTGTCCAGGAAATGCAGGAATGGATCGAATATATAACCTTTGACGGGGAGTCCCCAATGGCTAATCTTAGAAGGAATAACGGGCGTGAGGAACCCTGGAAACTGCCCTATTTTGGGGTAGGGAACGAAAATTGGGGCTGTGGAGGGAATATGCGGCCAGAGTACTATGCTGACTTATACCGCCGATATTCCTGCTATGTAAGAAACTTTAGCGGCAATAAGGTATATAAAGTAGCGTGTGGTGCAAACAGTAAGGATTACCGCTGGACCGAAGTTTTGATGAGAGAGGCTGCCAAATATATGGATGGTATAAGCCTTCATTATTATACCGTACCCAGACCAACCTGGGATAGAAAAGGCTCTTCCACCGAGTTTGATGAGTTTGAATGGTTTACTACCTTGAAGAAAACCCTGTTCATGGATGAATTGATTACTAAACATAAATCGATAATGGATCAGTATGATCCGGAAAAAAGGATAGGCTTAATTGTTGATGAATGGGGGACATGGTATGATGTAGAGCCGGGAACAAATCCTGGATTCCTTTACCAGCAAAACACGCTGAGGGACGCTCTCGTAGCCGGCATAAATTTGAATATATTCCATAACCACTGCGACAGGGTGCACATGGCAAATATTGCCCAAACAGTTAATGTCCTGCAGGCAGTAATACTTACTGAAGGGGAAAAAATAGTTCTTACACCTACATACCATGTGTTTAATATGTACAAAGTACATCAGGATGCAGAACTATTATCTTTGGAATTTGACAGTCCCAAATATACCTTGGAAAATGAAGAAATCCCTCAGATAAGTGCATCTGCCTCTGTAGATTCGGGTAACAGCATAAATATATCACTTTGTAATCTTAATCCCAATGACGGTATTGACATTACTTGTGAATTAAGAGGATCAAACATATCAAAAGTGACCGGAACTATTCTGACATCTACTGAAATGAACGCACACAATACATTCCGATCGCCGGAAACCATAAAACCGTCAGAATTCAACGGGGCTTCAATTGAAAGAAGTGCTATTAGTATATCATTGCCACCCAAATGCGTAGTTGTACTAACTGTTGAGTAG
- the greA gene encoding transcription elongation factor GreA gives MTGKEVILTYEGLKKLEKELEYLKSIKRREIAERIKQALSFGDITENSEYDEVKNEQAYIESRIVQIETMLKNAKVIDEEDVNTETVSLGCKVKVYDMDLKEEVEYFIVGSTEADPGRYKISNESPVGRALIGKEKGDMVEVSVPAGVIKLKILNIDK, from the coding sequence ATGACAGGAAAAGAAGTCATATTAACTTATGAAGGATTAAAAAAACTGGAAAAAGAGTTAGAATATTTGAAGAGTATAAAAAGGAGAGAAATTGCAGAAAGAATAAAACAGGCCCTATCATTTGGAGATATAACCGAAAATTCCGAGTATGACGAGGTAAAAAATGAGCAGGCTTATATAGAAAGCAGAATTGTTCAAATTGAGACCATGTTAAAGAACGCGAAAGTTATTGATGAAGAAGATGTTAATACTGAAACGGTGAGCCTCGGCTGTAAGGTAAAAGTATATGATATGGATTTAAAGGAAGAGGTTGAATATTTTATTGTTGGTTCTACAGAAGCTGATCCCGGAAGGTATAAAATATCAAATGAATCTCCTGTGGGCAGAGCGCTTATTGGAAAAGAGAAAGGAGATATGGTGGAAGTCAGTGTCCCTGCCGGAGTTATTAAGCTTAAAATATTAAACATTGATAAATAA
- a CDS encoding GntR family transcriptional regulator produces MQKPLIKEKTTEKLRTQILKIRTGSLVKIASERELAETLGVSRVSVRAAIKALTNEGLLIQIRGKGTYITPDIKLNSLHVLCSPDIKANDPFYNMFLVELTNMAVRHSINIFMKHPEHINNNSIEPFPLIVVGIIDDRIMERIQQAYKIIITLHDYPNFNNIIQIYYDDYKIGYKAAKTLTEHNHRNILLLAGPGKYPSALNRKEGFIDASKALGTNPTVITEKMNWAGGYKAAEYLLNNFSESTRPTGVFASNDWMAVGFIQRLKEGGLRVPEDLSVIGCDDIPLAKEYFPALTTFSLDMKYLVEELFSILSKTSITGGDIGKKVLLNPSLVYRESLRKI; encoded by the coding sequence ATGCAAAAGCCCCTTATTAAGGAAAAAACTACAGAAAAGCTTAGAACACAAATACTGAAAATTCGTACCGGTTCACTTGTAAAAATTGCTTCCGAAAGGGAACTGGCTGAAACCCTGGGTGTTAGCAGGGTCAGCGTAAGAGCGGCAATTAAAGCACTTACAAATGAAGGCCTGCTTATACAGATACGCGGCAAGGGAACTTATATAACGCCGGATATAAAACTCAATTCACTTCACGTGCTTTGTTCTCCTGATATTAAGGCTAACGACCCCTTCTATAATATGTTTCTTGTCGAATTGACCAATATGGCTGTCAGGCACTCAATAAATATTTTTATGAAACATCCGGAACACATAAATAATAATTCAATAGAACCTTTTCCTCTCATAGTAGTCGGTATAATAGATGACAGGATTATGGAAAGGATACAGCAGGCATATAAAATAATCATTACATTGCATGACTACCCAAACTTCAATAATATAATACAGATTTACTATGATGATTATAAAATTGGGTATAAAGCGGCTAAAACTCTTACGGAGCATAACCATAGAAACATCTTGCTTCTTGCGGGACCTGGAAAATACCCATCCGCTCTAAATAGAAAAGAGGGATTTATTGATGCCTCAAAAGCTTTAGGAACAAACCCAACTGTAATAACAGAAAAGATGAACTGGGCCGGAGGCTATAAAGCTGCTGAATATTTATTGAATAATTTCTCTGAAAGTACGCGACCTACCGGTGTTTTTGCTTCAAATGACTGGATGGCGGTAGGATTTATACAAAGATTAAAGGAAGGAGGTTTAAGGGTGCCCGAAGATCTATCAGTAATAGGGTGTGACGATATCCCGCTTGCAAAGGAATACTTTCCCGCCCTTACAACATTTAGTCTTGATATGAAGTATCTTGTTGAGGAACTGTTTTCAATCCTCAGTAAAACAAGCATAACAGGAGGCGATATAGGTAAAAAAGTATTGCTTAATCCTTCGTTAGTTTATAGGGAATCCTTAAGAAAAATATAA
- a CDS encoding glycoside hydrolase family 2 → MKFGVNCSCLDLNGKWGLAYSFNEPEKEYTTIESIKKSGMEEIEAVVPGNFELDLQRAGIIEDLFFGTNSYKNRWLEKCHVWYFREFSSSGFKEEIDAILVFEGLDCYSDIYINGMHVASCDNMLIEHKFHINNYLKGNNEIVVHIRPACIEAKKYDYPVSAISGEYWYESLYVRKAPHMYGWDIMPRIVSAGIWRPVYIEYRPKDRIEEVYLQTIDVSDDKKLAYLSLYYKVKIRNENNNNNNGNNNDKWEIVVNGCCGSSSFEQKKKMHFIAGHMYFYVNDPALWWPKGKGKPNLYNITVSLLRNGKSIDTVSFKYGIRTIELIRTSVTGLKGEGEFCFKVNGERVFIKGSNWVPLDAFHSRDRERIPNAISLVDDIGCNMLRCWGGNVYEDNLFYDLCDEKGIMVWQDFAMACAVYPQDKEFCERIEHEAVCTVKRLRQHTCIVLWCGDNECDMAYYWKKTSRNPNENILTRKILPEIIRLHDPHRPYLPSSPYMDEEAVKTGKTYITEDHLWGPRNYFKSDYYSNSLCHFASEIGYHGCPSPRSIKKFISADKLWPYEDNDEWIIHSSNPEPEKEGPWSYRISLMANQIKEMFGVVPDSLEKFSLLSQICQAEAKKYFIELFRASKWRRTGIIWWNILDGWPQFSDAVVDYYFEKKLAYYYIRNSQKDFCLVIAEPKGWEHDIIACNDTRDNIDIMYSVKDLDTGEILKSGNAVCYKDSSTVIGSIPFSNGFKRFYIVEWESEHESGKNHYISGNPPFNAEMYIKMLEKLINVMGWEYDLKSLTQ, encoded by the coding sequence ATGAAATTTGGTGTCAATTGCAGCTGTCTTGATTTGAATGGAAAATGGGGTCTTGCATACAGCTTTAATGAACCGGAAAAAGAATATACAACAATTGAATCAATAAAAAAATCAGGTATGGAAGAAATTGAAGCAGTTGTTCCAGGAAATTTCGAGTTGGATTTACAAAGAGCAGGTATAATTGAGGATCTGTTTTTCGGGACCAATTCATATAAAAACCGATGGTTGGAAAAATGTCACGTATGGTATTTCAGGGAGTTCAGCAGTTCCGGTTTTAAAGAAGAAATTGATGCAATCCTTGTTTTTGAAGGATTGGACTGTTACTCGGATATTTATATAAATGGTATGCATGTTGCATCATGTGATAATATGCTGATAGAACATAAATTTCATATCAATAATTATCTGAAAGGGAATAATGAAATTGTAGTTCATATTAGGCCTGCATGTATTGAAGCTAAAAAATATGATTACCCTGTATCTGCAATTTCCGGTGAATACTGGTATGAATCTCTTTATGTAAGAAAAGCTCCCCACATGTATGGATGGGATATTATGCCAAGAATAGTCTCCGCAGGTATATGGAGACCCGTATACATAGAATATAGACCAAAGGATAGAATTGAAGAGGTTTATTTGCAGACGATAGATGTGTCTGATGATAAAAAACTGGCATATTTATCACTGTATTACAAGGTAAAAATAAGAAACGAAAATAATAACAATAATAACGGCAACAATAACGACAAGTGGGAAATCGTTGTCAACGGCTGTTGCGGCAGTTCTTCCTTTGAGCAAAAGAAAAAAATGCATTTCATTGCCGGTCATATGTACTTTTATGTTAACGATCCTGCTTTATGGTGGCCAAAGGGAAAAGGAAAGCCAAACCTCTATAACATAACCGTATCTCTTTTAAGAAATGGAAAGAGTATTGACACTGTATCATTCAAATATGGTATAAGAACAATAGAACTTATAAGAACAAGCGTAACCGGTTTGAAAGGAGAAGGTGAATTCTGTTTCAAAGTAAATGGTGAGAGGGTATTCATAAAAGGGAGCAACTGGGTTCCACTGGATGCCTTTCATTCGAGGGATAGGGAAAGAATACCCAATGCCATTTCATTGGTAGATGATATAGGATGTAATATGCTAAGGTGCTGGGGTGGGAACGTGTATGAAGATAACCTGTTTTATGATTTATGCGATGAAAAGGGTATAATGGTATGGCAGGACTTTGCCATGGCATGCGCTGTTTATCCGCAAGACAAGGAGTTCTGCGAAAGAATTGAGCATGAAGCGGTATGTACGGTAAAGAGACTCAGGCAGCATACATGCATTGTGTTGTGGTGCGGAGACAATGAATGTGATATGGCATATTACTGGAAAAAAACGAGCAGGAACCCTAATGAAAATATACTTACACGCAAAATACTGCCTGAAATTATAAGGCTGCACGATCCACACAGACCATATTTGCCAAGTTCGCCCTATATGGATGAGGAAGCGGTCAAAACAGGTAAAACCTATATTACGGAAGATCACCTATGGGGCCCCAGGAATTATTTCAAGAGTGATTACTATAGTAATTCCTTATGCCATTTTGCAAGTGAAATCGGGTATCATGGATGTCCATCTCCCAGGTCGATAAAAAAATTCATTTCCGCAGATAAATTATGGCCTTATGAAGATAATGACGAATGGATTATTCATTCATCCAACCCCGAGCCTGAAAAAGAAGGGCCATGGAGTTACCGTATCAGTCTGATGGCTAATCAGATCAAAGAAATGTTTGGAGTGGTTCCTGACAGCTTAGAAAAATTCTCACTTTTAAGCCAGATATGTCAAGCGGAAGCAAAGAAGTATTTCATAGAATTGTTCAGGGCATCGAAATGGAGAAGAACCGGTATCATTTGGTGGAACATATTGGATGGATGGCCACAGTTTTCTGATGCAGTTGTAGATTATTACTTTGAAAAAAAGCTTGCCTATTATTACATAAGGAACTCCCAAAAGGACTTCTGCCTGGTTATTGCAGAGCCAAAAGGATGGGAACATGACATCATTGCGTGTAACGACACTAGGGACAATATTGACATTATGTATTCTGTAAAGGACCTGGATACCGGAGAAATACTAAAAAGCGGGAACGCTGTTTGCTATAAGGATTCTTCAACAGTTATCGGAAGCATTCCATTCAGCAATGGATTTAAAAGATTCTATATAGTGGAATGGGAGAGTGAGCACGAAAGTGGAAAGAACCATTATATTTCAGGAAACCCACCATTTAATGCTGAAATGTATATTAAGATGCTGGAAAAACTTATTAATGTCATGGGCTGGGAATACGATCTCAAGTCCTTAACACAATAA
- a CDS encoding Gfo/Idh/MocA family oxidoreductase codes for MEDVDVPAVCELYDDRLRMGIDRIEASARQKPEGYKDYKKLLERKDIDGVIIATSWTTHVEIAIAAMKAGKYAAIEVGGATSLQQCWDLVKTSEETGMPCMMLENCNYGREEMAILNMVKKNLFGELIHCQCGYEHDLRQEVACGIENRHYRIHNYLNRNGDVYPTHGLGPMAKCLNINRGNRFISLTSMSSKSRGINEWIKENKGEDHPLAKVNFALGDIVTTMIKCAHGETILIIHDTSLPRPYSRGGRVQGTKGIWMEDNKSIYIQGKSPAHTWEPFENYLEEYEHPLWREYLGLGVRGGHGGMDYLVLRAYIESVKAKTDTPIDVYDTATWMAVTPLSEQSIATGSSAIAFPDFTNGKWIDRKPGLPSKYSLENVYDELFI; via the coding sequence ATGGAGGATGTTGACGTTCCTGCAGTGTGTGAACTATACGACGATAGGCTGCGAATGGGCATTGACCGGATCGAAGCTTCAGCCAGACAAAAACCCGAAGGATACAAAGACTATAAAAAATTATTAGAGCGTAAAGACATTGATGGAGTAATTATTGCTACCTCATGGACTACTCATGTTGAAATTGCTATTGCAGCTATGAAAGCAGGAAAGTATGCCGCTATTGAAGTTGGTGGAGCTACATCGCTTCAACAGTGTTGGGATTTGGTAAAGACCTCCGAAGAAACCGGAATGCCTTGCATGATGCTTGAGAACTGTAATTATGGTAGAGAAGAAATGGCTATACTTAATATGGTTAAAAAGAACCTTTTTGGTGAACTGATCCATTGTCAATGTGGATATGAGCATGACCTTAGACAAGAAGTTGCATGTGGAATAGAAAACAGGCACTACAGAATTCATAATTATTTGAATAGAAATGGGGATGTTTATCCAACACATGGACTTGGTCCTATGGCTAAGTGTTTAAATATTAATAGAGGCAATAGATTTATAAGCTTAACCTCTATGTCTTCAAAATCTCGTGGAATTAATGAATGGATTAAAGAGAACAAGGGAGAAGACCATCCCCTTGCAAAAGTGAATTTTGCATTAGGTGATATAGTTACTACAATGATAAAATGTGCTCATGGTGAAACCATCCTTATAATTCATGACACATCACTTCCTCGCCCCTATTCAAGAGGAGGAAGAGTGCAAGGAACAAAAGGCATATGGATGGAGGATAATAAATCTATTTACATACAGGGAAAAAGCCCCGCACATACCTGGGAACCTTTTGAGAATTACCTGGAAGAATATGAACATCCATTATGGAGAGAATATCTTGGCCTTGGAGTTCGTGGTGGTCATGGTGGTATGGATTATCTTGTCCTGAGAGCTTATATTGAAAGTGTAAAAGCTAAAACTGATACTCCTATAGATGTATATGATACTGCTACCTGGATGGCTGTTACGCCTCTCTCGGAGCAATCAATTGCCACAGGGAGCAGCGCTATAGCATTTCCTGATTTTACAAATGGTAAGTGGATAGATAGAAAACCTGGTTTACCAAGTAAATATTCCCTGGAAAATGTCTATGATGAGTTATTTATATAA